A region from the Silene latifolia isolate original U9 population chromosome 7, ASM4854445v1, whole genome shotgun sequence genome encodes:
- the LOC141590512 gene encoding uncharacterized protein LOC141590512, producing MDRRARITELLGVREVMVQDKYLGLPTVIGSSKRILTTIIRDKLSRRLQGWKGMLSKAGKEPLIKAVAQAIPTYAMSIFKILATFCNELRSLVSKFGGDRRMGGGKYLGLLGTKCASLNVVGGWAFETMVNSILRC from the coding sequence ATGGATCGTCGAGCAAGAATTACTGAGCTTTTGGGGGTAAGAGAAGTGATGGTGCAAGACAAATATTTGGGACTCCCCACTGTGATTGGGAGTTCTAAGCGGATTCTTACGACAATTATCCGAGATAAATTAAGTAGACGGCTACAAGGATGGAAGGGGATGTTGAGCAAGGCAGGTAAAGAGCCACTTATTAAGGCGGTGGCGCAGGCGATTCCTACATATGCTATGAGCATCTTTAAAATACTAGCAACCTTTTGCAACGAACTTCGGTCACTTGTGTCGAAATTTGGTGGGGATCGGAGAATGGGTGGAGGGAAATACCTTGGGTTGCTCGGAACAAAATGTGCCAGCCTAAATGTCGTGGGGGGCTGGGCTTTTGAGACTATGGTAAATTCAATCTTGCGTTGCTAG
- the LOC141590513 gene encoding uncharacterized protein LOC141590513 has product MAEAEAKMAEAEAILVGIKEARRTGCSRIIVEGDCLSVIEELRSRKRGRQDVFLVYDDIFLLCNSFESVVFSFVRRDYNRVAHALAHVNPWSLDRREWSNALPPYIDNIACRDLIEIV; this is encoded by the coding sequence ATGGCGGAGGCGGAGGCGAAGATGGCGGAGGCGGAGGCGATTCTGGTAGGCATAAAGGAAGCGCGAAGGACGGGATGCTCGAGGATCATCGTTGAAGGGGACTGCTTAAGCGTCATCGAGGAGCTGCGTAGCCGTAAACGTGGTCGGCAGGATGTTTTTCTAGTTTATGATGACATTTTTCTTCTTTGTAATTCTTTCGAGTCTGTTGTTTTTTCTTTTGTTCGTAGGGACTATAATCGGGTAGCTCATGCTCTTGCTCATGTGAATCCTTGGTCACTTGATCGACGTGAGTGGAGTAATGCGCTGCCTCCATACATTGATAATATTGCTTGTCGTGATTTAATAGAAATCGTTTAA
- the LOC141592529 gene encoding stress-response A/B barrel domain-containing protein UP3-like codes for MSSSSSLSQTVEHVVLFNIKPSANSTQLAAMVDGLNGLRSMNMVLHLTAGPLLRNSSPSLTFTHLLHSRYRTKEDLANYSASNTHLSVVRSSVLPICDDLLAIDWLAEDLQGPLDVKPGSAMRLKLVKLKEGLGDEEKGKVIKVFGGLKDKVEGIEQLSFGENFSPERAKGFSLASLGVFNGVKELNHWDAVGENEELSKEKGEVRDFVDNLVVVDYVVL; via the exons atgtcgtcgtcgtcgtcgttgtCTCAGACGGTGGAGCATGTGGTTTTGTTCAACATCAAGCCCTCTGCCAATTCAACTCAGTTGGCTGCCATGGTTGATGGGCTTAATGGGCTTCGATCTATGAACATGGTTCTCCACCTTACCGCCGGCCCACTGTTGCGGAACTCTTCTCCCTCCCTCACCTTTACTCACTTGCTCCACAGCAG GTACCGAACAAAGGAGGATCTTGCAAACTACTCAGCTTCTAACACCCATCTATCTGTGGTGCGAAGCAGTGTACTTCCCATTTGTGATGACCTGTTGGCCATCGATTGGCTGGCAGAGGACCTACAGGGTCCATTGGATGTAAAACCCGGGTCTGCAATGAGATTAAAATTAGTTAAGTTGAAGGAGGGGTTAGGAGACGAAGAAAAAGGTAAGGTGATCAAGGTGTTTGGTGGGTTAAAGGACAAAGTTGAAGGAATTGAGCAGTTAAGTTTTGGTGAGAATTTTTCGCCGGAAAGGGCAAAAGGGTTTTCACTTGCATCATTAGGGGTATTCAATGGCGTTAAGGAGCTTAATCACTGGGATGCTGTGGGCGAGAATGAGGAGCTGAGTAAAGAGAAAGGCGAGGTGCGGGATTTTGTTGATAACCTTGTTGTTGTCGATTATGTTGTACTGTAA